The genomic segment GGCAACCAGAACTATCGTACTCATCCACGGCCTTTCGGTCAGCAAACACAGCTGGGATGGCTGGGCAGCCCACTATGCGGCCCAGGGCTACCGCGTGATCGCGCCGGTCTACCACCCAGGGCTCGATAAGCCTTTCGAGATCCTGCGGCAGAACGTCGATGACCCGATCCTGCAAGCGATCACGCTCCCCCAGGTGATCGCGCACCTGGTGGACACGATCTCGGCGCTGGATGAGCAGCCGATTATCATGGGCCACTCGTTCGGCGGGCTGCTCACCCAGCTCATGCTGCAGCGCGGGCTGGGCGTGGCGGGCATCGCCATCGACAGCGCGCCGCCCAAGGGCGTGCTGCCGACGCAGTGGTCGTTCCTGCGCTCGGCGTGGCCTGCGGTGAACCCGCTGATCCCGGCGAGCACACCGTGGATGATGACCTTCGAGCAGTTCCAGTACGCCTGGGTGCACCCGCTGCCGCTCGACCAGCAGCGCGCCGCCTACGAGTCGATCATCGTGCCCGAGTCGCGGGGCCTGTACCGCAGCGCCCTGACCGATGATGCCAAGGTGGAGTGGAACAAGGCGCGCGCGCCGCTGCTGCTGATCGGTGGAGAGCAGGATCACATCCTGCCCGCCGCGCTGAACCGCGCAAACTACCAGAAGTACGCCCACGCCGACGCGATCACCGAGTACAAAGAGTTCCCAGGCCGCACCCACTACACCGTCGTGGCGGGCGAGAGCTGGGAGGAGGTGGCCGACTACGCGCTCGACTGGGCGGTGGCGGCCCAGGCGCTAGGCGCGAAGCGTGCCATAGGCGG from the Chloroflexia bacterium SDU3-3 genome contains:
- a CDS encoding alpha/beta hydrolase, with amino-acid sequence MATRTIVLIHGLSVSKHSWDGWAAHYAAQGYRVIAPVYHPGLDKPFEILRQNVDDPILQAITLPQVIAHLVDTISALDEQPIIMGHSFGGLLTQLMLQRGLGVAGIAIDSAPPKGVLPTQWSFLRSAWPAVNPLIPASTPWMMTFEQFQYAWVHPLPLDQQRAAYESIIVPESRGLYRSALTDDAKVEWNKARAPLLLIGGEQDHILPAALNRANYQKYAHADAITEYKEFPGRTHYTVVAGESWEEVADYALDWAVAAQALGAKRAIGGATMPI